Proteins encoded together in one Lathamus discolor isolate bLatDis1 chromosome 3, bLatDis1.hap1, whole genome shotgun sequence window:
- the LOC136009891 gene encoding uncharacterized protein LOC136009891 — protein sequence MNELFPTILLLIGEKYTVRKTAYFILKTPTHKRKTAYFILKTPAHNHRRALRRRQEEETYDKKFLELARPRRRPAQPPSQRRGEASLPGAGCGLGQDGPGRVRGLSPPPRGVTVLPTPGRLVPAVSTAEPLRSSQDEEDQIKERTVSNTRKITSGTLEKLVENLITSFEDNDFTYIDMFLLTYGAFASSKAVLELLLDSSWISP from the exons atgaatgagttatttccCACCATCCTGCTACTTATCG gtgaaaagtacactgtgaggaagactgcttacttcatcttgaagacccctactcacaagaggaagactgcttacttcatcctcaagacccccGCCCACAATCACCGCAGAGCACTGCGCAGacgccaagaggaggagacttacGATAAGAAGTTCTTGGAGCTA gcgcggccccgccgcagGCCCGCGCAGCCTCCCAGCCAGCGGAGAGGCGAGGCCAGCCTGCCCGGGGCGGGCTGTGGGTTGGGCCAGGACGGGCCTGGGCGGGTGCGCGGCCTCAGCCCCCCGCCCCGAGGGGTGACCGTGCTGCCGACCCCCGGCCGCTTGGTGCCTGCCGTCTCCACCGCGGAGCCGCTTCGCTCCTCTCAG GATGAAGAAGACCAGATAAAAGAACGTACTGTCAGCAACACCAGGAAGATAACAAGTGGAACTCTTGAGAAGCTGGTAGAAAACCTTATAACGTCTTTTGAGGATAATGATTTTACTTACATCGATATGTTTCTATTAACATACGGGGCTTTTGCTTCCTCTAAGGCAGTACTAGAGCTTCTCCTTGACAG TTCCTGGATTTCTCCTTGA